Proteins from one Coffea arabica cultivar ET-39 chromosome 8c, Coffea Arabica ET-39 HiFi, whole genome shotgun sequence genomic window:
- the LOC140013181 gene encoding lachrymatory-factor synthase-like → MEQPISKPKWEAKVSTKLANASADQIWPFLEDFFGIHKYFPSLATSYGIHGSNGEIGSIRYCEGSSIPSQETKENEEERSTVISWSKEKLTAIDPAEKSLSYEIIDSNTGFHSYVSTIQINKNPIPAGDSTIVVSGDEDGGRLGCVVEWSFSVDAVGGWRLEDLVKKYEVGLHRMAQKMEDILSNSGEGETYN, encoded by the coding sequence ATGGAGCAACCAATTTCCAAGCCTAAGTGGGAAGCCAAGGTGTCAacaaagctagcaaatgcaagtGCAGACCAAATATGGCCATTTCTTGAAGATTTCTTTGGCATACACAAGTATTTCCCCAGCCTCGCCACTTCTTACGGCATCCATGGAAGCAATGGAGAGATTGGATCGATTCGATACtgcgaagggtcatcaatcccatcCCAAGAAACCAAAGAAAACGAAGAAGAGAGATCAACAGTCATCAGCTGGTCCAAAGAGAAGTTAACAGCCATTGACCCTGCTGAAAAGTCCTTGAGCTATGAGATTATTGATAGCAATACTGGGTTCCATTCTTACGTTTCGACCATTCAGATCAACAAGAATCCGATTCCAGCAGGGGATAGCACTATTGTTGTATCTGGTGATGAAGATGGTGGTCGACTAGGATGTGTTGTTGAGTGGTCATTTTCAGTTGATGCTGTTGGAGGCTGGAGATTAGAAGACTTGGTTAAAAAATATGAAGTGGGGCTGCACCGGATGGCTCAGAAAATGGAGGATATCCTAAGCAATTCTGGGGAAGGTGAAACTTATAATTAG